One genomic window of Deinococcus metalli includes the following:
- a CDS encoding ArsR/SmtB family transcription factor, with amino-acid sequence MISASQDALCEEACVHPEAVRRAREALPDAECVDHASAFLKLVADPTRLKILSALNTGELCVCDLSLVVGISESAMSHQLRLLRTGRVVTFRKEGRVAYYSLLDHHVTTLIGSALEHARES; translated from the coding sequence ATGATAAGCGCTTCTCAAGACGCCCTTTGCGAGGAGGCGTGTGTTCACCCGGAGGCGGTGCGACGCGCCCGGGAGGCCCTGCCGGACGCCGAGTGCGTCGACCATGCCAGCGCCTTCCTGAAACTGGTTGCTGATCCCACGCGGTTGAAGATCCTCAGTGCGCTGAATACGGGGGAGTTGTGCGTGTGCGATCTGTCGTTGGTCGTCGGCATCAGCGAGAGCGCCATGAGCCACCAACTCCGGTTGCTGCGGACTGGCCGCGTGGTGACGTTCCGCAAGGAGGGCCGGGTGGCGTATTACAGCCTGCTCGATCACCACGTCACGACATTGATCGGCAGCGCCCTCGAGCACGCCCGGGAGTCATGA